Proteins encoded together in one Thalassotalea crassostreae window:
- a CDS encoding DUF481 domain-containing protein: protein MNFKSKVAMTVLTAILASVTTFSALAADSKVGSWPMEVPEVPTKYDWLLTKKGEILAGELVSMYQDTVEFDSEEAGLLKIDLEDVRQIRTKNVMSIRQDDNTVLDGQLIITQDTVHFADQPGVKIPRSMLLSIAPSEKSDQGLWDGDLSIGLNFKSGNSERFDYTAQLNARRLTSTDRILFSYTGLFSEVEDPDTEENVKTEENHRILASYDWFYSRKVFFRMPQVEYYTDEFKNIANQATIGVAAGYLIADESGFKWDVFAGPSVQYTEFEQVAVGEDEDDTSPVIILGTHYERDITNDIEFYFDYRAKFVSEESGSVVHNLETGIEIEVIKDFDIELKTIIDHVKEPIADENDEIPEKTDVLFVVGLKYSF from the coding sequence ATGAATTTTAAGTCTAAAGTTGCCATGACTGTTTTAACGGCAATTCTAGCCTCGGTGACCACTTTTAGTGCTTTAGCAGCCGACTCTAAAGTGGGTTCATGGCCGATGGAAGTACCTGAAGTGCCAACAAAATACGATTGGTTACTAACAAAAAAAGGTGAAATTTTAGCGGGCGAATTAGTGTCGATGTATCAAGATACTGTTGAATTTGATAGTGAAGAAGCTGGCCTGTTAAAAATAGATTTAGAGGATGTCCGCCAAATACGAACTAAAAATGTGATGAGTATCAGACAAGATGACAATACAGTTCTCGATGGACAGTTAATTATTACTCAAGATACCGTGCATTTTGCAGATCAACCTGGCGTAAAAATTCCACGCTCGATGTTGTTATCAATTGCCCCATCTGAAAAAAGTGATCAAGGACTCTGGGACGGCGACTTGAGTATTGGTTTGAACTTTAAATCAGGTAATTCGGAGCGCTTTGATTACACTGCACAACTCAATGCTCGCCGATTGACATCAACCGATAGGATATTATTTTCATACACTGGCTTATTCTCGGAAGTTGAAGATCCTGATACTGAAGAAAACGTAAAAACTGAAGAAAACCACCGAATATTGGCATCTTATGATTGGTTCTATTCTCGTAAGGTGTTTTTTAGAATGCCTCAGGTTGAGTATTATACCGATGAATTTAAAAATATTGCTAACCAAGCCACCATCGGTGTTGCTGCCGGTTATCTAATTGCCGATGAATCAGGTTTTAAATGGGATGTGTTTGCTGGTCCTTCAGTACAATACACTGAATTTGAACAAGTTGCGGTAGGTGAAGATGAAGATGATACCTCGCCGGTTATTATATTAGGAACCCATTACGAACGCGATATTACCAATGATATTGAATTTTATTTTGACTATAGAGCTAAGTTTGTATCAGAAGAGTCAGGAAGTGTGGTTCATAATTTAGAGACTGGTATTGAAATAGAAGTGATTAAAGATTTCGATATTGAACTGAAAACAATAATTGACCATGTTAAAGAGCCTATTGCCGATGAAAATGATGAAATCCCTGAGAAGACGGATGTTTTATTTGTCGTTGGATTGAAATATTCATTCTAA
- the parE gene encoding DNA topoisomerase IV subunit B: protein MTDQYNSESIEVLSGLDPVRRRPGMYTDTIRPNHLGQEVIDNSVDEALAGHAQNIQVILHEDQSLEIIDDGRGMPTDIHPEEGVSGVELIFCKLHAGGKFSNKNYQFSGGLHGVGISVVNALSTRVDVTVKRDQKVYEMAFENGEKVQELTVVGEVGKRNTGSRVRFWPDASYFDSFKFSVSKLKHILKAKAVLCPGLNIKFNDKVGGEKHQWCYQNGLKDYLTEALDGYVKLPEEPFIGDFSATNEAVDWAVCWLTEGGESVGESYVNLIPTIQGGTHVNGLRQGLLDSMREFCEFRNLVPRGVKLTPDDIWDKCSYILSVKIQDPQFAGQTKERLSSRQCAAFVSGVVKDSFSLWLNEHTEIAEALAEFCISNAQRRMRASKKVVRKKITQGPALPGKLTDCGSQDLSRTELFLVEGDSAGGSAKQARDRDIQAIMPLRGKILNSWEVESGQILASQEIHDISVALGIDPDSEDLSDLRYGKICILADADSDGLHIATLLCALFTQHFLPLVQAGHVFVAMPPLYRIDVGKEVFYALDEQEKDGILDRIEAEKKRGKVNVQRFKGLGEMNPLQLRETTMDPNTRRLVQLTVDEFDTTMEMMDMLLSKKRSGDRKEWLQDKGNLVELD, encoded by the coding sequence ATGACAGACCAATATAATTCCGAATCCATTGAAGTATTAAGCGGCCTTGATCCGGTGCGACGTCGCCCGGGTATGTACACAGATACAATCCGTCCCAACCACTTAGGCCAAGAAGTAATCGACAACTCTGTCGATGAAGCATTGGCTGGACACGCACAAAATATTCAAGTTATTTTGCATGAAGACCAATCCCTTGAAATTATCGATGACGGTCGAGGAATGCCTACCGACATTCACCCTGAAGAAGGGGTATCAGGTGTGGAACTTATCTTCTGTAAATTACATGCTGGCGGTAAGTTCTCCAATAAAAACTATCAATTTTCTGGTGGTTTGCATGGGGTTGGTATTTCCGTTGTAAACGCTCTATCGACACGTGTTGACGTTACTGTTAAACGCGATCAAAAAGTTTATGAGATGGCGTTTGAAAACGGTGAAAAAGTTCAAGAGTTAACGGTTGTTGGCGAAGTTGGTAAACGCAATACAGGCTCTCGAGTGCGTTTCTGGCCAGATGCAAGTTACTTTGATTCATTTAAGTTTTCAGTAAGTAAACTTAAACACATATTAAAAGCAAAAGCCGTCCTTTGTCCTGGTCTTAATATAAAATTCAATGACAAAGTTGGTGGTGAAAAACACCAGTGGTGTTATCAAAATGGACTTAAAGATTATCTAACGGAAGCACTTGATGGCTATGTTAAATTGCCGGAAGAGCCATTTATTGGCGACTTTTCTGCGACCAATGAAGCGGTCGATTGGGCAGTATGTTGGTTGACCGAAGGCGGCGAAAGCGTTGGCGAAAGTTACGTGAATCTTATTCCCACCATTCAAGGTGGAACTCATGTAAATGGTTTACGTCAAGGTTTACTCGATTCGATGCGTGAATTTTGTGAGTTTAGAAATTTAGTGCCTCGTGGTGTAAAACTTACACCAGATGATATTTGGGATAAGTGTTCTTATATTCTTTCGGTGAAGATTCAAGATCCTCAGTTCGCTGGACAAACAAAAGAACGTTTATCGTCTCGTCAGTGTGCCGCATTTGTTTCCGGTGTGGTAAAAGATTCATTTAGTTTGTGGCTGAACGAACACACTGAAATCGCTGAAGCATTGGCAGAGTTTTGTATTTCAAATGCCCAACGCCGTATGCGTGCTAGCAAAAAAGTCGTGCGTAAAAAAATTACTCAAGGGCCCGCTTTACCAGGCAAGTTAACCGATTGTGGCTCGCAGGATCTATCTCGAACTGAACTGTTTTTGGTAGAGGGTGACTCAGCCGGTGGTAGTGCGAAACAGGCAAGGGATAGAGATATTCAGGCAATTATGCCGCTACGAGGAAAAATCCTAAATTCTTGGGAAGTTGAGTCAGGGCAAATTCTCGCATCACAAGAAATTCATGACATATCTGTTGCTTTGGGAATAGATCCAGACTCTGAAGACTTATCAGATTTACGTTACGGTAAAATTTGTATACTTGCCGATGCCGATTCCGATGGTTTGCATATAGCGACGCTTTTATGTGCTTTATTCACCCAGCATTTCTTACCTCTAGTACAGGCGGGTCATGTCTTTGTCGCCATGCCACCACTTTATCGAATTGATGTTGGCAAAGAAGTCTTCTACGCCTTAGATGAGCAAGAAAAAGATGGTATTTTAGATCGCATTGAAGCTGAGAAAAAACGCGGTAAAGTTAATGTACAACGATTTAAAGGTTTGGGTGAAATGAATCCATTACAGCTTCGAGAAACAACCATGGATCCAAATACACGACGATTAGTACAACTAACCGTTGATGAATTTGATACGACAATGGAAATGATGGATATGCTGTTATCTAAAAAACGTTCTGGTGATCGTAAAGAATGGCTGCAAGATAAAGGCAACTTAGTTGAGTTAGATTAG
- a CDS encoding YSC84-related protein yields MKKLFIAFLTVVLTACSATGENPEEQRAAIAQMNQQVLADVEKASPGAMAQIKSAPGYATFSNAQINLIFIAAGGGYGAVHNNATGEVTYMDMYEGGVGFGLGAKDFRAVFVFNTAEALNNFTEHGWAFGGEADAAAKADEKGGEVGGGVTIGDITVYQLTETGLALQATLKGTKYVKNEKLN; encoded by the coding sequence ATGAAAAAATTATTTATCGCTTTTTTAACTGTCGTTTTAACTGCGTGTTCAGCAACTGGTGAAAATCCAGAAGAGCAGCGTGCTGCAATAGCTCAAATGAATCAGCAAGTACTTGCTGATGTTGAAAAAGCAAGCCCTGGTGCGATGGCCCAAATTAAATCTGCACCAGGATATGCGACATTTAGTAATGCCCAAATTAACTTGATATTCATTGCCGCAGGTGGTGGTTATGGCGCAGTTCACAATAACGCTACAGGAGAAGTCACTTATATGGATATGTATGAAGGCGGTGTTGGTTTTGGTTTAGGTGCAAAAGATTTTAGAGCTGTATTTGTTTTTAATACTGCAGAAGCATTAAATAACTTTACCGAACACGGTTGGGCATTTGGTGGTGAAGCCGATGCTGCAGCAAAAGCTGATGAAAAAGGTGGTGAAGTAGGTGGCGGTGTGACTATTGGTGATATCACTGTATACCAACTTACTGAAACTGGATTAGCATTACAGGCGACACTAAAAGGTACCAAGTATGTTAAGAATGAAAAGTTAAACTAA
- a CDS encoding 1-acylglycerol-3-phosphate O-acyltransferase, which produces MLAAVRIILVAILLTIICTLSILMCAIIPLNRNKAYYTAKYVGKLAILFGIDVEIRKPKGHDDNGPAVYVANHQNSYDIFTVSAALPRKTVSVGKKSLRLIPFFGQMYWFTGNILLDRGNRSKAHGTISATADKVKERKISVWLFPEGTRSYGKGLLPFKTGAFHTAKQAGVPIIPVCVSNTHDMVDLNRWDNGKMIIEYLPPITVEDSTREYIRHFANNTHELMLAKIKELSIEANNELVDASQDKTVKAG; this is translated from the coding sequence GTGTTAGCTGCTGTTCGTATTATTCTTGTTGCCATTTTATTAACTATCATATGTACATTATCGATTTTGATGTGTGCGATTATTCCGTTAAATCGTAATAAAGCTTACTATACTGCTAAGTATGTGGGTAAGTTAGCGATCTTATTTGGTATTGATGTAGAAATTAGAAAGCCAAAAGGTCATGACGATAATGGACCTGCTGTTTATGTGGCGAACCACCAAAACAGCTACGATATTTTTACCGTCAGTGCGGCATTACCAAGAAAAACCGTTAGTGTAGGTAAAAAGAGTCTGCGTCTGATCCCATTTTTTGGCCAAATGTATTGGTTTACCGGCAACATATTGCTTGATCGTGGCAACCGTTCAAAAGCACATGGCACAATATCAGCGACTGCAGATAAAGTAAAAGAACGCAAAATTTCAGTATGGTTATTCCCTGAGGGTACCCGCAGTTATGGTAAAGGCTTATTACCGTTTAAAACAGGTGCGTTCCATACCGCAAAACAGGCAGGCGTTCCTATCATTCCTGTTTGTGTGAGTAATACTCACGATATGGTTGATCTAAACCGCTGGGATAATGGAAAAATGATTATCGAGTATTTGCCGCCAATCACAGTTGAAGATAGTACTCGCGAATATATTCGTCATTTCGCTAATAATACTCATGAGCTGATGTTAGCAAAAATTAAAGAACTGAGTATTGAAGCAAACAATGAATTGGTTGATGCCTCACAAGATAAAACTGTTAAAGCAGGGTAA
- a CDS encoding DNA polymerase III subunit chi, with protein MAKQVIFNLLDSEQDHLMLACQLSADFYRNNQRVFIFCDDQQMAHKIDEMLWSFDSDSFVPHNLPGEGQFKGSPVEISWQAPTNLRNVLINLASEVPNFAGQFNKTYDFVPNDETLKKLARLRYRGYQQLGLQVSTEQIGQLA; from the coding sequence ATGGCAAAACAGGTAATCTTTAATTTACTCGATAGTGAACAAGATCACCTGATGCTTGCCTGTCAGCTGTCGGCTGATTTTTATCGTAACAATCAACGGGTATTTATTTTTTGTGATGACCAGCAGATGGCTCATAAAATCGATGAAATGTTATGGTCATTTGATAGCGACAGCTTTGTTCCACATAACTTACCCGGTGAAGGCCAATTTAAAGGCTCACCTGTAGAGATTAGTTGGCAAGCGCCAACGAATCTGCGAAATGTATTAATAAACTTGGCCAGCGAAGTTCCAAACTTTGCCGGTCAATTTAACAAGACATATGATTTTGTACCAAACGATGAAACTCTTAAAAAGTTAGCTCGTCTGCGTTATCGCGGATATCAGCAACTTGGCTTACAAGTAAGCACTGAGCAAATTGGTCAACTAGCGTAA
- the parC gene encoding DNA topoisomerase IV subunit A, which translates to MSDAIEMSLDGVEQLPMRRFTEEAYLNYSMYVIMDRALPHIGDGLKPVQRRIIYAMSELGLNASSKYKKSARTVGDVLGKFHPHGDSACYEAMVLMAQPFSYRYPLVDGQGNWGAPDDPKSFAAMRYTEAKLSKFSEVLLSELGQGTADWLPNFDGTMKEPKTLPARLPHILLNGITGIAVGMATDIPPHNVRELAAACVQLIESPKTELNELLEHVKGPDYPTDAEIITSKTDIEKIYQTGRGSIKMRAVYDIEHGDVVITALPHQASGGKILEQIAAQMTAKKLPMVVDLRDESDHENPTRLVVVPRSNRVDIEQLMAHLFATTDLEKNYRVNLNMLGLDGRPAVKNLKQILAEWLEFRRETIRRRLQYRLDKILARLHILDGLLVAYLNIDEVIRIIREYDDPKTELMERFELSKTQAEAILEIKLRQLAKLEEIKIRAEQDELAKERDSIQQTLGSKARMGTLMKKEILAAAKEYGDERRCQLVERGEAKALNEKDLMPSEPVTVVVSDKGWARAAKGHDIDAQGLSYKAGDSYLCSAKGRSNNPVVFIDSSGRAFATDAHTLPSARSQGEPLTGRFNLAVGVNICQSIMADDEQKFLLASDSGYGFIGSFADMVSRNKNGKALLSLPVAAEVLAPSAVNDIEKELCLAITTEGRMLLFPIQDLPQLSKGKGNKIIGIPTARAKAREEYVTILAVVAEDQPVTLFAGKRKLTLKPADLAHYRGERGRRGNKLPRGLQRVESIKVGDLEES; encoded by the coding sequence ATGTCTGACGCAATAGAAATGAGTCTCGATGGTGTAGAACAGTTGCCAATGCGACGTTTTACCGAAGAAGCCTACCTAAATTATTCCATGTACGTAATTATGGACCGTGCCTTACCTCATATAGGTGATGGATTAAAGCCGGTACAACGACGTATTATTTATGCGATGAGTGAACTTGGTTTAAATGCAAGTTCAAAATATAAAAAATCAGCACGTACTGTTGGTGATGTATTAGGTAAGTTTCACCCTCATGGCGACTCCGCATGTTACGAAGCAATGGTATTAATGGCGCAACCGTTTTCTTATCGTTACCCTTTGGTTGATGGTCAAGGTAACTGGGGTGCTCCCGATGATCCAAAATCCTTCGCAGCGATGCGTTATACAGAAGCTAAATTATCTAAGTTTTCAGAAGTTCTTTTATCTGAGTTAGGGCAAGGTACCGCAGACTGGTTACCAAACTTTGACGGCACGATGAAAGAGCCAAAAACATTACCAGCACGATTACCTCATATTTTATTAAACGGTATCACCGGTATTGCAGTTGGTATGGCAACGGATATTCCACCGCACAATGTACGTGAACTAGCGGCAGCATGTGTTCAGTTAATTGAATCGCCTAAAACTGAATTAAATGAATTACTCGAACATGTAAAAGGCCCTGATTATCCAACTGATGCAGAAATCATCACCTCTAAAACTGATATTGAAAAAATCTACCAAACTGGACGCGGCAGCATTAAAATGCGCGCTGTTTACGATATTGAACATGGTGATGTTGTAATTACAGCTTTACCGCATCAAGCATCCGGCGGTAAGATCCTAGAGCAAATAGCAGCTCAAATGACGGCAAAGAAATTGCCAATGGTTGTCGATCTACGTGATGAATCAGACCACGAAAACCCTACACGATTAGTTGTTGTTCCGCGTTCAAATCGCGTCGACATTGAACAACTGATGGCGCATTTGTTTGCGACCACAGATTTAGAAAAAAATTATCGCGTTAACTTGAATATGCTAGGTCTTGATGGGCGACCTGCAGTGAAAAATCTAAAACAGATCCTTGCCGAGTGGTTAGAGTTTCGCCGTGAAACGATTCGTCGTCGCTTACAATATAGACTGGATAAGATCTTAGCAAGACTGCATATTCTTGACGGTTTATTAGTTGCCTATTTAAACATTGATGAAGTTATTCGTATCATCCGTGAATATGATGATCCGAAAACGGAGTTGATGGAACGCTTTGAGTTAAGTAAAACTCAAGCAGAAGCTATTTTAGAGATTAAACTTCGTCAGTTAGCAAAACTTGAAGAAATAAAAATTAGAGCTGAGCAGGACGAGCTAGCGAAAGAGCGCGATTCAATACAACAAACCTTAGGTTCAAAAGCGCGCATGGGCACGCTAATGAAAAAAGAAATCCTTGCGGCAGCTAAAGAGTACGGTGATGAGCGACGTTGTCAGTTAGTTGAACGTGGTGAAGCCAAAGCGCTTAATGAAAAAGATCTGATGCCATCTGAGCCAGTTACCGTTGTGGTTTCTGATAAAGGTTGGGCACGAGCAGCCAAAGGCCATGATATTGATGCACAAGGACTTAGTTACAAAGCCGGTGATAGTTATCTATGTAGCGCTAAAGGTCGTTCAAACAACCCTGTAGTATTTATTGATAGTTCCGGTAGAGCATTTGCTACCGATGCGCATACATTACCGTCAGCGCGGAGTCAGGGCGAACCATTAACCGGGCGATTTAATTTGGCGGTTGGGGTAAATATTTGCCAATCAATAATGGCCGATGACGAGCAGAAGTTCTTACTTGCAAGCGATAGTGGTTACGGATTTATCGGTAGCTTTGCCGATATGGTGAGTCGCAATAAGAATGGTAAAGCATTATTGAGTTTACCTGTTGCGGCAGAGGTACTAGCACCAAGTGCTGTTAACGATATTGAAAAAGAACTGTGTTTGGCAATCACTACCGAAGGTCGGATGTTGCTATTCCCAATTCAAGATTTACCGCAATTGAGTAAAGGTAAGGGTAATAAGATAATCGGAATTCCGACGGCTCGAGCTAAAGCTAGAGAAGAGTATGTCACGATTCTTGCTGTAGTCGCCGAAGATCAACCGGTAACCTTGTTTGCTGGTAAACGTAAACTAACACTCAAGCCAGCTGACTTAGCGCATTATCGCGGTGAACGTGGCCGTCGCGGTAATAAACTGCCTCGTGGTTTACAGCGAGTAGAATCAATAAAAGTTGGTGATCTAGAAGAGAGCTAA
- a CDS encoding valine--tRNA ligase produces the protein MEKTFNPSAIEQALYSSWEEKGYFSPTGEGDGYCIAIPPPNVTGSLHMGHAFQQTIMDTLIRYQRMQGKDTLWQVGTDHAGIATQMVVERKIAAEEEKSRHDYGRDAFIDKIWQWKEESGGTIGKQMRRLGNSIDWSRERFTMDDGMSNAVQEVFVRLFEDDLLYRGKRLVNWDPKLHTAISDLEVENKDKKGHMWHFRYPLADGVKTADGKDYIVVATTRPETMLGDTGVAVNPEDERYKALIGKNILLPLVNRLIPIVGDEHADMDKGTGCVKITPAHDFNDNEVGKRHNLPMINILTNNAEILSAAQIFDVNGEVSDVYSPALPQEFAGMDRFAARKAIVAKFEEIGLLDEVKDHDLTVPYGDRSGVVIEPLLTDQWYVRAETLAQPAIKAVENGDIEFVPKQYENMYFAWMRDIQDWCVSRQLWWGHRIPAWYDNTGKVYVGRSEEEVRTNNNLDANVVLNQDSDVLDTWFSSALWTFSTLGWPENTDALKKFHSTDVLVTGFDIIFFWVARMIMMTMHFVKNEDGTAQVPFKKVYVTGLIRDDHGDKMSKSKGNVIDPLDMIDGISLEDLLQKRTGNMMQPKLANKITKLTKKEFPNGIEAHGTDALRFTLSAVASTGRDINWDMKRLEGYRNFTNKLWNASRYVLMNTEEHDCGLNGGDMELSLADRWIIGQFQQTVQNVHEAFDTFRFDLASQALYEFTWNQFCDWYLELTKPVLFKGNEAQQRGTRHTLVTILEQLLRLMHPIMPYITETIWQRVVSLTNASVNGDSIMTQSFPQFDQSQVDQTAISDLEWVKNFIVAIRNIRGEMDIAPSKPLPVFLKNVGAEDARRLEQNSAFLSSLAKLESIDILSDEDNGPVSATAVIGEMSVLIPMAGLIDVEAELARITKAIEKLEKDVQRTRGKLSNENFVGKAPEAVINKEKEKLSEAESLLDKLLEQKQTISNL, from the coding sequence ATGGAAAAAACATTTAATCCCTCAGCAATTGAACAAGCTCTTTATTCTTCTTGGGAAGAAAAAGGTTATTTTAGTCCTACCGGTGAAGGTGACGGTTACTGTATCGCCATTCCACCACCGAATGTGACAGGTAGCCTACATATGGGGCATGCGTTCCAGCAAACTATTATGGATACCCTAATTCGTTATCAGCGTATGCAAGGCAAAGATACTTTGTGGCAAGTTGGTACTGACCATGCGGGTATCGCAACACAAATGGTTGTTGAGCGAAAAATTGCTGCTGAAGAAGAAAAATCTCGCCATGATTACGGCCGTGATGCTTTCATCGATAAAATCTGGCAATGGAAGGAAGAATCCGGCGGTACCATTGGCAAACAAATGCGTCGATTAGGTAACTCTATCGATTGGTCACGTGAACGCTTTACCATGGATGATGGCATGAGTAATGCCGTACAAGAAGTATTCGTTCGTTTGTTTGAAGATGATTTACTGTATCGTGGCAAACGTTTAGTAAACTGGGATCCTAAACTTCATACTGCTATCTCTGATTTAGAAGTAGAAAATAAAGACAAGAAAGGTCACATGTGGCACTTCCGCTATCCACTTGCTGATGGCGTAAAAACAGCTGATGGTAAAGATTATATCGTCGTAGCTACCACTCGTCCTGAAACCATGTTAGGTGATACCGGTGTTGCTGTGAACCCTGAAGATGAGCGTTATAAAGCGCTTATTGGTAAAAATATCCTATTGCCATTAGTAAATCGTTTAATTCCAATTGTTGGTGACGAACATGCAGATATGGATAAAGGTACCGGTTGTGTAAAGATCACGCCTGCTCACGACTTTAATGATAATGAAGTTGGTAAGCGTCATAACTTACCGATGATAAACATCCTAACCAACAATGCCGAAATACTGTCAGCAGCACAAATTTTTGATGTTAACGGTGAAGTGAGCGATGTTTACAGTCCAGCCTTACCGCAAGAATTTGCAGGTATGGACAGATTTGCAGCGCGTAAAGCTATCGTTGCTAAATTCGAAGAAATTGGTCTCTTAGATGAAGTAAAAGATCACGATTTAACCGTGCCTTATGGCGATCGCTCTGGTGTTGTTATTGAACCTCTACTTACTGACCAATGGTACGTACGCGCTGAAACATTAGCGCAGCCTGCAATCAAGGCAGTTGAAAATGGCGACATTGAATTCGTACCGAAGCAATACGAAAACATGTACTTTGCTTGGATGCGTGACATTCAAGACTGGTGTGTATCTCGTCAACTTTGGTGGGGACATCGTATTCCAGCATGGTATGACAATACCGGTAAAGTTTATGTTGGGCGCAGTGAAGAAGAAGTGCGCACAAACAATAATCTTGATGCTAATGTTGTATTAAATCAAGATAGCGATGTTCTAGATACTTGGTTTTCATCAGCGCTTTGGACATTCTCTACATTAGGTTGGCCAGAAAATACTGATGCTCTTAAGAAGTTCCACTCGACCGATGTGTTAGTTACCGGTTTCGATATTATCTTTTTCTGGGTAGCACGCATGATCATGATGACCATGCACTTTGTAAAAAATGAAGATGGTACCGCGCAAGTACCATTTAAGAAAGTTTATGTGACTGGGCTTATTCGTGATGATCACGGTGATAAGATGAGTAAATCTAAAGGTAACGTTATCGATCCATTGGATATGATTGACGGTATTTCTCTCGAAGATTTATTGCAAAAGCGCACAGGTAATATGATGCAGCCAAAGCTTGCAAACAAAATCACTAAACTTACTAAAAAAGAATTCCCAAATGGTATTGAAGCGCACGGTACAGACGCATTGCGTTTTACTTTATCTGCGGTAGCGTCAACCGGCCGAGATATTAACTGGGACATGAAACGTTTAGAAGGTTACCGTAATTTCACCAATAAACTGTGGAATGCAAGTCGCTATGTATTAATGAATACAGAAGAGCATGATTGTGGTCTCAATGGCGGTGATATGGAGCTTTCACTTGCTGATCGTTGGATCATTGGGCAATTCCAACAAACAGTACAAAATGTTCATGAAGCGTTTGATACCTTCCGTTTTGATCTTGCATCACAAGCTTTGTATGAGTTCACTTGGAACCAGTTCTGTGATTGGTACCTTGAGCTTACTAAGCCGGTATTATTTAAAGGTAACGAAGCGCAGCAACGTGGCACACGTCATACTTTAGTGACAATTTTAGAGCAACTATTACGCTTAATGCACCCAATTATGCCATATATCACCGAGACTATTTGGCAACGCGTGGTATCACTGACCAATGCCAGCGTAAATGGTGATAGCATCATGACGCAAAGCTTCCCGCAATTTGATCAATCACAAGTAGATCAAACAGCGATAAGCGATTTGGAATGGGTGAAAAATTTCATCGTTGCTATTCGTAACATTCGTGGTGAAATGGATATTGCTCCAAGTAAACCATTACCGGTGTTTTTGAAAAATGTGGGTGCTGAAGATGCGCGTCGTCTAGAGCAAAATAGTGCATTTTTAAGCTCACTAGCGAAATTAGAAAGCATTGATATTCTCAGCGATGAAGATAATGGTCCAGTATCTGCGACTGCCGTTATTGGTGAAATGAGCGTATTAATTCCAATGGCTGGCTTAATCGATGTTGAAGCTGAATTAGCTCGTATCACTAAAGCTATCGAAAAGCTTGAAAAAGATGTACAACGCACACGTGGCAAACTGAGCAACGAAAACTTTGTAGGTAAAGCACCTGAGGCGGTCATTAACAAAGAAAAAGAGAAGCTTAGTGAAGCAGAATCTCTTCTTGATAAGTTATTAGAGCAGAAACAAACTATCTCGAATTTGTAA
- the rraB gene encoding ribonuclease E inhibitor RraB — MTELNDAQTQELQEWYAHTDALIDELAEDGSNPEVMHTIEHHFASSNFETLENAAIAAFKLGLEVEEPEEAVLENGARVFAFDITTEQYLIAEDLKAETKEMFEFAIKCNVDYDGWGTYFEE, encoded by the coding sequence ATGACTGAATTAAACGATGCGCAAACGCAAGAACTTCAAGAATGGTATGCTCATACTGATGCACTAATTGATGAACTTGCAGAAGACGGTTCAAACCCTGAAGTGATGCATACCATAGAGCATCACTTTGCCAGCAGTAATTTTGAAACCTTAGAAAACGCTGCTATCGCTGCTTTTAAACTTGGTTTAGAGGTTGAAGAGCCTGAAGAAGCCGTATTAGAAAATGGCGCTCGAGTATTTGCATTTGATATTACCACGGAACAATATTTAATCGCAGAAGACTTGAAAGCAGAAACTAAAGAGATGTTTGAATTCGCAATTAAATGCAATGTCGACTACGATGGTTGGGGAACCTATTTCGAAGAATAA
- a CDS encoding VOC family protein, with protein MLQQHDKTICHLSIGTNQFELAVKFYDTVLATLEISRVAEHDHAIAYGKGYPTFWVQQPFDKQPATVGNGSHIGFMATSKQQVDDFYRVAIANGGICNGKPGARPDYGEPYYGCFIIDLDGHRIEASFWDVELAAKIYAK; from the coding sequence ATGCTTCAGCAACATGACAAAACCATTTGCCATTTGTCGATTGGTACAAATCAATTTGAATTGGCCGTTAAATTTTACGATACGGTATTGGCGACATTAGAAATTTCAAGAGTTGCCGAGCATGACCATGCAATCGCTTATGGTAAAGGTTATCCAACGTTTTGGGTCCAGCAACCTTTTGATAAACAACCCGCGACAGTTGGCAATGGATCACACATAGGTTTTATGGCAACCAGTAAACAACAAGTGGATGATTTTTATCGCGTTGCAATTGCTAATGGCGGCATATGTAATGGTAAGCCAGGTGCGCGACCTGATTATGGTGAACCATATTATGGCTGCTTCATTATAGATCTTGATGGACATCGTATTGAAGCAAGCTTTTGGGATGTTGAGCTAGCCGCCAAAATTTACGCAAAATAA